Proteins encoded by one window of Thermococcus sp. Bubb.Bath:
- a CDS encoding glutamate cyclase domain-containing protein codes for MIAHLINTDVGNRGILDVYLRYRGENPNFLHNSSKILLDNYSKVLIITGFPVPPAWKPETDGPPGALALYRAVERMGGKADILTYPEVESALAPFGSSLVRKPDVSSYSLVVTIETPGMAPDGNRYSMRGIKVEREALDWAVIEATNLGIPTIGIGDGGNEAGMGKIRELIERFIPNGEKIGSVVETDELIVSAVSNWGAYGLVAQAAIEYGQNLLEDWSESKIVSTLSERGLIDGVTGKAEASVDGIPLKVHVAMVELLKALINAELGD; via the coding sequence ATGATAGCCCACCTCATAAACACGGACGTCGGGAACAGGGGCATCCTGGATGTGTACCTCCGCTACCGGGGGGAAAATCCTAATTTTTTACATAATTCTTCAAAAATACTTTTAGACAATTATTCAAAAGTTCTGATAATCACGGGCTTTCCGGTGCCTCCTGCCTGGAAGCCAGAGACGGACGGGCCACCCGGAGCCTTGGCCCTCTATCGAGCCGTTGAAAGGATGGGTGGAAAGGCGGATATCCTCACTTACCCTGAAGTGGAGAGCGCCCTCGCCCCATTCGGTTCATCCCTCGTCAGGAAACCTGACGTTTCAAGCTACTCCCTGGTTGTTACGATAGAGACGCCGGGAATGGCCCCGGACGGGAACAGGTACTCAATGAGGGGAATTAAGGTTGAACGGGAAGCCCTTGACTGGGCCGTTATCGAGGCCACAAACCTCGGAATCCCAACGATAGGAATAGGCGACGGAGGCAACGAGGCCGGAATGGGAAAAATCCGGGAACTCATTGAGAGGTTCATTCCCAACGGCGAGAAAATAGGAAGCGTTGTCGAAACCGATGAGCTGATAGTTTCCGCGGTTTCCAACTGGGGAGCCTACGGCCTCGTGGCCCAAGCCGCAATAGAGTACGGCCAGAACCTGCTGGAGGACTGGAGTGAAAGTAAAATCGTTTCCACATTGTCCGAGAGAGGTCTCATAGACGGTGTAACCGGCAAAGCCGAGGCCAGCGTTGATGGCATCCCCCTAAAGGTCCACGTGGCGATGGTTGAACTTTTAAAGGCACTCATCAACGCTGAACTGGGTGATTGA
- a CDS encoding TIGR02253 family HAD-type hydrolase — protein sequence MVKAILFDIDHTLLTEEPLMMLFLPQVYEKLAKKRGINKEEARNIFLNEIMERRDSYEWHDWNFFFDLFELDMKYEDILRGYPHKLHVYSDVPPVLEWLREEGYSLGVVTSGPEYQRLKLELTGLSKYFDVVVTREDAGTVKPDPKMFLLALEALGAEPSEAVMVGDSPWQDVYGAKNVGMTSVWIDRKGEHDIHLADFKIHTLYELRKVLEVVG from the coding sequence ATGGTAAAGGCGATTCTCTTTGATATAGATCACACATTGCTGACCGAGGAGCCTTTAATGATGCTGTTCCTGCCCCAGGTCTACGAAAAGCTGGCAAAAAAACGGGGCATCAACAAGGAAGAGGCCAGGAACATCTTTCTGAATGAGATAATGGAGAGAAGGGACTCCTACGAGTGGCACGACTGGAACTTCTTCTTTGATCTCTTCGAGCTTGATATGAAATACGAGGATATCCTGAGAGGGTACCCCCACAAGCTCCATGTCTACTCGGACGTGCCACCAGTCTTAGAATGGCTCCGGGAGGAGGGATACTCCCTAGGAGTCGTCACCAGCGGGCCAGAGTACCAGAGGCTGAAGCTTGAACTAACAGGGCTTTCAAAATACTTCGACGTGGTGGTTACCAGAGAAGACGCCGGGACGGTAAAGCCGGATCCAAAGATGTTCCTCCTCGCCCTTGAGGCACTTGGTGCGGAGCCCTCCGAGGCCGTTATGGTTGGGGATTCCCCGTGGCAGGACGTTTATGGGGCTAAAAACGTCGGGATGACCTCTGTATGGATAGACAGAAAGGGGGAGCACGACATACACCTCGCGGACTTTAAGATTCATACCCTGTACGAACTGAGAAAAGTGTTGGAGGTGGTTGGATGA
- a CDS encoding 2,3-bisphosphoglycerate-dependent phosphoglycerate mutase, giving the protein MSVLVLLRHGESLWNKLNLFTGWVDVPLSERGIQEALKAGKLLRGWHFDIIFTSELVRAIQTAMLAMTESERVPVILHEGKMGEWGKIHGKDGKDFIPVIKSWHLNERYYGELQGWDKDHARRVFGEEQVHLWRRSYDIAPPRGESLKDTAERTVPFFKEKILPALGEGKNVLVSAHGNSLRSIVMHIEGLTKEEVLRLNIPTGVPLVYDYVDGKLVRRGYLTEEGYERDLGV; this is encoded by the coding sequence GTGTCTGTACTCGTCCTCCTTCGACACGGTGAGAGCCTCTGGAATAAGTTAAACCTCTTTACTGGCTGGGTTGACGTTCCGCTCAGCGAGAGGGGGATCCAGGAGGCATTAAAAGCAGGAAAACTCCTGAGGGGATGGCACTTTGACATTATTTTCACATCCGAGCTCGTCAGGGCCATTCAGACTGCGATGCTGGCAATGACAGAGAGCGAAAGGGTTCCAGTGATACTCCACGAGGGTAAGATGGGCGAGTGGGGAAAAATACACGGAAAAGACGGAAAGGACTTCATACCTGTAATCAAGAGCTGGCACCTCAACGAGCGCTACTACGGCGAGCTTCAGGGATGGGATAAGGACCACGCGAGGAGGGTCTTTGGAGAGGAGCAAGTCCACCTCTGGCGGAGGAGCTACGACATCGCCCCACCGAGAGGTGAGAGCCTCAAGGATACTGCAGAGAGGACGGTGCCGTTCTTCAAGGAGAAAATCCTTCCAGCGCTGGGGGAGGGAAAGAACGTCCTCGTCTCCGCCCACGGAAACAGCCTAAGGTCGATAGTGATGCACATAGAGGGGCTCACGAAGGAAGAAGTTCTACGTCTCAACATCCCCACTGGAGTGCCACTCGTTTACGATTATGTTGATGGGAAACTCGTGAGGAGGGGATACCTCACCGAAGAAGGTTATGAGAGGGATTTGGGAGTGTAG
- the hxlAB gene encoding bifunctional 3-hexulose-6-phosphate synthase/6-phospho-3-hexuloisomerase has protein sequence MILQVALDLTDIEQAISIAEKAARGGAHWLEVGTPLIKKEGMRAVELLKRRFPDRKIVADLKTMDTGALEVEIAARHGADVVSILGVADDKTIKDAVEVAKRYGVKVMVDLIGVKDKVKRAKEIEAMGVHYILVHTGIDEQVQGKSPLEDLEKVISAVKIPVAVAGGLNLKTIPRVIELGATIVIVGGAITKAKDPEKVTRQIIDLFWGEYMETIRKAMKDIAEHISSVSDSLKLEQVRGFVDAMIGANKIFVYGAGRSGLVGKAFAMRLMHLDFNVYVVGETITPAFEPGDLLIAISGSGETQSIVDAAKIAKEQGGKVAAITSYSNSTLGKLADVVVEIPGRTKSDVPTDYIARQMLTQYKWIAPMGTLFEDSTMVFMDGVIALLMATFQKTEKDMKRKHATLE, from the coding sequence ATGATACTTCAGGTTGCACTTGATTTAACCGACATAGAGCAGGCCATTTCTATAGCCGAGAAAGCCGCCCGCGGCGGCGCTCACTGGCTTGAAGTTGGGACACCCCTCATAAAGAAAGAGGGAATGCGTGCAGTGGAACTACTCAAGAGGCGCTTCCCGGACAGGAAAATCGTCGCTGATCTTAAGACGATGGACACAGGAGCCCTCGAAGTGGAGATAGCCGCAAGACACGGGGCAGACGTTGTTTCTATTCTAGGCGTTGCAGATGACAAGACAATAAAGGACGCCGTTGAGGTGGCCAAGCGCTACGGCGTAAAGGTGATGGTTGACCTCATTGGCGTAAAGGACAAAGTGAAGAGGGCGAAGGAAATAGAGGCCATGGGGGTCCATTATATCCTCGTCCATACGGGGATAGACGAACAGGTTCAGGGAAAGAGCCCACTCGAAGACCTCGAAAAGGTCATCAGCGCGGTCAAGATACCCGTTGCTGTGGCCGGAGGACTTAATCTGAAAACCATCCCAAGGGTCATAGAGCTAGGTGCAACAATAGTCATAGTCGGCGGCGCCATAACGAAGGCAAAGGATCCGGAGAAAGTTACCAGACAGATAATAGACCTCTTCTGGGGTGAGTACATGGAAACCATCAGGAAGGCTATGAAGGACATAGCGGAGCACATTTCCAGTGTCTCCGACTCGCTCAAGCTTGAGCAGGTTCGCGGATTCGTAGATGCCATGATAGGCGCCAACAAAATCTTCGTGTATGGCGCAGGAAGGAGCGGTCTGGTGGGCAAAGCCTTTGCAATGAGACTTATGCACCTCGACTTCAACGTCTACGTCGTTGGCGAGACCATAACCCCTGCATTCGAACCCGGTGACCTTCTCATAGCTATCAGCGGCTCCGGCGAGACCCAGAGCATAGTCGACGCCGCTAAGATAGCGAAGGAGCAGGGCGGAAAGGTGGCCGCGATAACCTCCTACTCAAACTCCACCCTTGGAAAGCTCGCCGATGTCGTCGTGGAGATTCCGGGCAGAACGAAGAGCGACGTGCCAACTGATTACATAGCGAGACAGATGCTCACCCAGTACAAATGGATAGCTCCCATGGGAACCCTCTTTGAGGATTCCACGATGGTCTTCATGGACGGTGTTATAGCCCTCCTCATGGCCACGTTCCAGAAGACCGAGAAGGACATGAAGAGGAAGCACGCTACTTTGGAGTGA
- a CDS encoding ABC transporter ATP-binding protein: MGSVLKVENLRKSYGGKEVLRGVNLVLKRGETVCILGRNGAGKTTLLNSILGTTSCEGRIEVKVNKVGFLSQNPALYPRLTVWENLSLFSALMGVEMGSEISELVELLGMSGEVNKRVMDMSHGNAKKAELLCALVGDPELLIPDEPLVSLDYDSRNAVLKLLSRMKESGKTMLIVTHLPEVMCPLCDRTYELVDGRLRETTCENTLKENKNGG; encoded by the coding sequence ATGGGGAGCGTCCTAAAGGTTGAGAACCTCAGGAAGTCCTACGGGGGCAAAGAAGTCCTACGTGGAGTGAACCTCGTACTGAAACGGGGCGAGACAGTGTGCATCCTCGGGAGGAACGGGGCCGGCAAGACTACCCTTCTGAACTCCATACTCGGCACAACATCGTGCGAAGGAAGGATTGAGGTGAAGGTGAATAAAGTGGGCTTCCTCTCTCAGAACCCAGCCCTCTATCCCCGCCTAACTGTTTGGGAGAACCTGAGCCTCTTCAGCGCACTTATGGGAGTGGAGATGGGAAGCGAAATAAGTGAGTTGGTGGAACTCCTCGGAATGTCAGGTGAGGTAAACAAGAGGGTCATGGACATGTCCCACGGCAACGCGAAGAAGGCTGAGCTTCTGTGTGCCCTGGTTGGAGACCCTGAGCTACTCATTCCGGACGAACCCCTGGTGTCCCTTGACTACGATTCAAGAAACGCGGTTTTGAAGCTTCTTTCCAGAATGAAAGAGAGTGGAAAAACTATGCTCATAGTCACACATCTTCCAGAGGTCATGTGCCCTCTCTGCGATAGAACTTACGAACTCGTGGACGGAAGGCTCCGTGAGACAACCTGCGAGAATACCTTAAAAGAGAATAAAAATGGTGGTTGA
- the lrpA gene encoding HTH-type transcriptional regulator LrpA, producing MLDERDKVIIDMLTKDARTPFTEIAKVLGISETAVRKRVKALEEAGVIKQYTVVIDPSRLGYNLVSLTGVDTLPEKIFEVAEKLKEFEFVRNLYLTSGDHMIMTEIWAKNGEDLSDIISNKIGKIPGVTKVCPAIILERLK from the coding sequence TTGCTTGATGAGAGGGATAAGGTAATAATTGACATGCTAACAAAGGACGCCAGAACGCCCTTCACCGAGATAGCGAAGGTACTCGGCATTAGCGAGACAGCCGTCAGGAAGCGCGTGAAGGCCCTTGAAGAGGCTGGGGTTATAAAGCAGTACACAGTCGTCATAGACCCCTCCAGACTCGGATACAACCTGGTCAGCCTGACAGGGGTGGATACCCTTCCAGAGAAGATATTTGAGGTTGCTGAAAAGCTCAAGGAGTTCGAGTTCGTTAGGAACCTCTACCTGACGAGCGGAGACCACATGATAATGACGGAGATATGGGCCAAGAACGGGGAGGACCTCTCCGACATAATATCAAACAAAATAGGCAAGATACCCGGCGTTACAAAGGTATGCCCCGCCATAATCCTGGAAAGACTCAAGTGA
- the rlmD gene encoding 23S rRNA (uracil(1939)-C(5))-methyltransferase RlmD yields the protein MTARTRIERLDEDGLGVAPLGKRQTRVPFTAPGDVVVVNKTRRKKRKLIATEFEVLEPSKMRIEPKCPYFGRCGGCLLQHLPYEEQIRFKEAKLNSILGMNVEVVPSPKIFRHRNRIDIVISTKGIGFRRYGTWWDVVDIEECPVFGPSSQKVLRSVREFIAEEKPTLYEIGKNTGFLRYVVIREGKFTGDLMVNLVTSQGDLPEDFPEYFEYADSIYWSVNRTQSDVSYGDVERFWGKEYITEELDGVRYLIHPNSFFQTNSYQAVNLLKEVAALVDGERVFDLYSGVGTFGIYVAKGGASVEGIEVNPFAVEMARKNAEFNGVEAKFEVGEDRDVKDLSKYDTVIVDPPRGGLHPRLRRRLLRDGPENLIYVSCNPKTLTNDLKELKEGYHVENVRGFDMFPHTPHVEVVVGLRRLKKGTIKLI from the coding sequence ATGACGGCGAGAACAAGGATTGAACGATTGGACGAGGATGGACTTGGGGTAGCCCCTCTCGGAAAAAGGCAGACTAGAGTGCCATTTACAGCCCCCGGAGACGTTGTCGTGGTGAATAAAACGCGCAGAAAGAAGAGAAAGCTCATTGCAACAGAGTTCGAAGTCCTGGAACCTTCAAAGATGAGGATCGAGCCCAAGTGTCCCTATTTCGGTCGCTGCGGGGGCTGCTTGCTCCAGCATCTCCCATACGAGGAGCAGATTCGTTTCAAGGAGGCAAAACTTAACTCTATCTTGGGTATGAATGTTGAAGTTGTCCCCTCTCCAAAGATTTTTAGACATAGAAATCGCATTGATATTGTCATTTCAACAAAAGGCATCGGCTTTAGAAGATACGGAACATGGTGGGATGTAGTCGATATAGAGGAGTGCCCGGTTTTTGGGCCGTCCTCTCAAAAGGTCTTGCGCTCCGTTAGGGAGTTCATAGCAGAGGAAAAGCCCACACTATACGAGATAGGGAAGAACACGGGTTTTCTGAGGTACGTTGTAATAAGGGAGGGCAAGTTCACCGGCGACCTCATGGTGAACCTCGTAACGTCCCAGGGAGATCTCCCGGAGGACTTCCCAGAGTACTTTGAATACGCTGATTCCATTTACTGGAGCGTCAACAGAACCCAGAGCGATGTCTCCTACGGGGATGTCGAGAGGTTCTGGGGAAAGGAGTACATAACTGAGGAGCTCGATGGTGTAAGGTACCTCATCCACCCCAACAGCTTCTTTCAGACCAATAGCTATCAGGCGGTCAACCTCCTTAAGGAAGTCGCGGCCCTTGTGGACGGAGAGAGAGTTTTTGATCTGTACTCCGGCGTGGGAACCTTCGGGATATACGTGGCCAAAGGGGGGGCCTCCGTAGAGGGGATTGAGGTGAACCCATTCGCCGTCGAGATGGCACGAAAGAACGCCGAGTTCAACGGGGTAGAAGCTAAGTTTGAAGTTGGGGAGGATAGGGACGTAAAAGACCTATCCAAATACGACACCGTGATAGTGGATCCTCCAAGGGGCGGTCTCCATCCGCGGCTGCGCAGAAGGCTCCTCCGCGATGGACCCGAAAACCTTATTTACGTATCGTGCAATCCGAAGACGCTTACAAACGATTTGAAAGAGCTTAAGGAGGGGTATCATGTCGAGAACGTGCGCGGTTTCGACATGTTTCCCCACACTCCCCACGTCGAAGTGGTGGTCGGTTTAAGACGTTTGAAAAAAGGAACCATTAAGTTAATATAG
- a CDS encoding ArsR family transcriptional regulator produces the protein MLGRRKDMVYKVLATKKRAVALQHLSSELETPMPALLSTLKKLESDGLVEVFYGREKASIMVRAKTIDDYV, from the coding sequence ATGCTCGGCAGGAGAAAGGACATGGTGTATAAGGTTCTGGCAACCAAAAAGCGGGCTGTGGCCCTTCAGCACTTGAGCTCAGAGCTCGAAACCCCCATGCCGGCACTTCTATCAACGCTGAAGAAGCTTGAGTCCGACGGCCTTGTTGAAGTATTCTACGGCCGCGAAAAAGCCAGTATAATGGTAAGGGCAAAGACCATTGACGATTACGTTTAG
- the prf1 gene encoding peptide chain release factor aRF-1 has protein sequence MSHKSAEMYELKKKVEELKEYRGRATELVSLYVPDGYDINKVMQQLREEYGTAQNIKSKSTRKNVLGALERAMQHLKLYKQTPENGLALFVGNVSEQEGVSDIRLWAIVPPEPLKVRLYRCDQTFVTEPLEEMLRVKDAYGLITVEKNDATIGLLRGKRIELIDDLHSTVPGKTRAGGQSARRYERIREQETHEFMKRIAEHANNAFLPLLEKGELRGIIIGGPGPTKEEFVEKGYLHHELQKKIIGVVDISYSGEYGLKELVEKASDILKDHEAIKERHLIQDFFRHLVKDTGMITYGEKEVRKALELGAVDTLLISEGYDRVRVKAHCNNCGWEEVKTMSEGEFHVYKKRLTHCPKCGSQNISFEKWDVAEELIKMAEEAGSNVEVISLDTEEGQQFYKAFGGIAAFLRYKIQ, from the coding sequence ATGTCTCACAAGTCAGCGGAAATGTATGAGCTCAAAAAGAAGGTCGAGGAGTTGAAGGAATATCGAGGTCGAGCCACTGAGCTTGTAAGCCTCTACGTCCCGGACGGTTACGATATCAACAAGGTCATGCAGCAGCTGCGAGAGGAGTACGGAACGGCACAGAACATCAAGAGCAAATCGACGCGAAAGAACGTTCTTGGGGCACTGGAAAGGGCAATGCAGCACCTTAAACTCTACAAGCAGACACCTGAGAATGGTCTGGCTCTCTTCGTTGGAAACGTCAGCGAGCAGGAGGGCGTGAGTGATATAAGACTCTGGGCGATAGTCCCCCCTGAGCCGCTGAAGGTGAGGCTCTATCGATGTGACCAGACCTTTGTCACGGAACCCCTTGAGGAGATGCTCCGCGTTAAAGACGCCTACGGCCTCATAACCGTCGAGAAGAACGACGCCACCATCGGGCTCCTCCGAGGAAAGAGAATAGAGCTTATAGACGACCTCCACTCCACCGTCCCAGGAAAGACCCGCGCCGGTGGTCAGTCGGCGAGGCGTTACGAGCGCATTAGGGAGCAGGAGACCCACGAGTTCATGAAGAGAATAGCGGAGCACGCGAACAACGCTTTCCTCCCGCTCCTTGAGAAGGGAGAGCTTAGAGGCATAATCATCGGTGGTCCGGGCCCGACCAAGGAGGAGTTCGTCGAGAAGGGCTACCTCCACCACGAACTCCAGAAGAAGATAATCGGCGTCGTGGATATAAGCTACAGCGGCGAGTACGGCCTCAAGGAGCTGGTGGAGAAGGCGAGCGACATACTGAAGGATCATGAGGCCATCAAGGAGCGCCACCTCATTCAGGATTTTTTCAGGCACCTCGTTAAGGACACGGGAATGATAACCTACGGTGAGAAAGAAGTTAGAAAGGCCCTTGAGCTCGGGGCGGTCGATACCCTCCTCATCAGCGAGGGCTACGACAGGGTTCGCGTCAAAGCCCACTGTAACAACTGTGGCTGGGAAGAGGTAAAGACCATGAGTGAGGGGGAATTCCACGTTTACAAGAAGAGACTTACCCACTGCCCGAAGTGCGGCAGCCAGAACATCAGCTTCGAGAAGTGGGACGTGGCCGAGGAGCTCATAAAGATGGCAGAGGAAGCTGGCTCGAACGTTGAGGTCATATCCCTTGACACGGAGGAGGGCCAGCAGTTCTACAAGGCCTTCGGTGGAATCGCCGCCTTTTTGAGGTACAAGATTCAGTGA
- a CDS encoding ATP-binding protein: MLFDPRPKERREEIFDRDKELESILNGMREYPISLIIGIRRVGKSSLLKVALNEYPGIGIYIDTRRLYSAGSGSISSAVLVDEITRILLGKGRVGFLRGIKVEKVNLAGLHLKPRESTWVDLLDGMEQLGRKTGKKVVVAFDEAQYLRFFGSRGGKDFLAGVAYAYDSLPNIGFVFTGSEVGLLHDFVGIDDYSSPLYGRISEEIEVKPFPRKLSEEFLREGFEEVELKVPEEEIKRAVDNLDGIPGWLVEFGFNYWKKGSFEKAIEATLNRARAMIKEELFELEKRSPRYALILEAISIGLSRWSKIKDYVEAKGGPVTNARLNSLLVNLEKMGWIKKENGRYLMVDPVVEKVMREG, from the coding sequence ATGCTGTTTGATCCAAGGCCTAAGGAGAGGAGGGAAGAGATTTTTGACAGAGACAAAGAACTGGAGAGCATACTCAACGGAATGCGTGAGTATCCTATAAGCCTTATAATAGGAATCAGACGGGTTGGAAAAAGCTCCCTGCTGAAAGTTGCCCTGAACGAATATCCCGGTATTGGGATCTACATCGATACCCGCCGCCTATATTCTGCCGGTAGCGGCAGCATAAGCTCAGCCGTGCTCGTTGACGAGATAACAAGGATACTCCTTGGAAAGGGCAGGGTTGGTTTTCTTAGGGGAATCAAGGTTGAGAAGGTGAATCTTGCCGGCCTGCACTTAAAACCCCGTGAATCAACGTGGGTTGACCTCCTGGACGGGATGGAGCAACTCGGCAGAAAAACCGGAAAAAAGGTCGTCGTTGCCTTTGACGAGGCGCAATACCTCCGCTTTTTTGGCTCCAGAGGGGGTAAAGACTTCCTCGCTGGAGTGGCTTACGCCTACGATTCACTCCCAAACATTGGCTTCGTGTTTACAGGTTCCGAGGTGGGCCTCCTTCACGACTTCGTTGGAATTGATGACTATTCAAGCCCTCTCTACGGCAGAATATCAGAGGAAATTGAGGTAAAACCGTTCCCCCGGAAGCTCTCAGAGGAGTTCCTACGGGAGGGCTTTGAGGAGGTTGAACTTAAAGTTCCTGAAGAAGAGATAAAGAGGGCAGTGGACAACCTTGACGGAATCCCCGGGTGGCTCGTGGAGTTCGGCTTCAACTACTGGAAAAAGGGAAGCTTTGAGAAGGCTATTGAAGCGACCCTGAACAGAGCAAGGGCAATGATAAAGGAAGAGCTTTTTGAGCTGGAAAAACGCTCCCCTCGCTACGCTTTGATTTTAGAGGCAATTTCAATTGGACTTTCAAGGTGGTCTAAGATAAAGGACTACGTGGAAGCCAAGGGGGGCCCGGTGACCAACGCACGCCTAAACAGCCTTCTCGTAAACCTGGAGAAGATGGGCTGGATAAAGAAGGAGAACGGCCGCTATTTGATGGTAGACCCCGTTGTGGAAAAAGTGATGAGAGAGGGATAG
- a CDS encoding arginine--tRNA ligase → MGYAEVKKHVKLILKETLDEMLKEAEKEWKGEIIFDETPSIELGDFATTVSFQLARVFRKAPKLIAEKIVERLKKRLPEEVADVKAVNGYINFYLDYDKFGRELVGEILEKGPNYGKSEIGAGKKVIVEHTSVNPTKPLHMGHARNSVLGDTMARIMRKLGYTVEVQNYIDDLGVQFAQVLWGYLNLKEEFERIEAELRGKGLKEDFIDHVMGLLYVEVNKRIETNPEVEGEVRELMKKLEEGDNEIAEIGRKLAERVVRAQMLTTYRMGITYDLLSWESDIMKSGIFGEAYGLIEKNENFFWATEGKYKGTFVMDLRKLFPDMKNPFLVLKRSDGTATYTGKDIAYHLWKFGKVKADMLYKPWDKRENHETWTTALDGKEMPGKFGGADIVINVIGAEQKHPQMAVKYALQLLGFEDPAENFHHLAYEHVVRPEGSFSGRKGTWVGFTVDEVLNEAVQRARELVEQKNPSLTDEEKDEIAEAVGVGAVRYNLIKYSPDKIITFRWDDVLNFEGDSAPYLQYAHARCASILRKAGESGVETEWKALFEKANFSKLTSREKELIKLLAKFPEVIQSAGRDVKPHLVPSYLNDLASLFNKFYMDHPVLKAEEGIVEERLLLVLATKQVLRNALELLGIEAPERM, encoded by the coding sequence ATGGGCTATGCTGAAGTTAAGAAACATGTAAAGCTCATCCTTAAGGAAACGCTTGATGAAATGCTCAAAGAAGCGGAAAAAGAATGGAAGGGCGAGATAATCTTCGACGAGACGCCAAGCATCGAGCTGGGCGACTTTGCAACTACGGTATCTTTCCAGCTGGCGAGGGTCTTCAGGAAGGCCCCAAAGCTCATAGCAGAGAAGATAGTCGAGAGACTGAAGAAGAGGCTTCCGGAGGAAGTAGCGGACGTTAAGGCCGTGAACGGCTACATAAACTTCTACCTCGACTACGACAAGTTTGGAAGGGAGCTCGTTGGGGAGATACTCGAAAAGGGGCCGAACTACGGCAAGAGCGAAATCGGAGCGGGGAAAAAGGTCATCGTCGAGCACACCTCCGTGAACCCGACAAAACCGCTCCACATGGGGCACGCGAGGAACTCCGTTCTCGGTGACACAATGGCGAGGATAATGCGCAAGCTCGGCTACACCGTCGAGGTCCAGAACTACATAGACGACCTCGGCGTTCAGTTCGCCCAAGTTCTATGGGGCTACCTCAACCTGAAGGAGGAGTTTGAGAGGATTGAAGCGGAGCTCCGGGGGAAGGGCCTGAAGGAGGACTTCATAGACCACGTAATGGGCCTGCTCTATGTCGAGGTGAACAAGCGCATAGAGACAAATCCTGAGGTTGAGGGGGAAGTCCGCGAGCTGATGAAGAAGCTCGAAGAGGGGGACAACGAGATAGCTGAGATTGGAAGGAAGCTTGCCGAGCGCGTTGTTAGGGCACAGATGCTGACGACCTACCGCATGGGGATAACCTACGACCTCCTAAGCTGGGAGAGCGACATAATGAAGAGCGGCATCTTTGGAGAGGCCTACGGACTTATAGAGAAGAACGAGAACTTCTTCTGGGCGACGGAGGGTAAGTATAAAGGAACCTTCGTGATGGACCTGAGGAAGCTCTTCCCCGACATGAAGAACCCGTTCCTGGTGCTCAAGAGGAGCGACGGGACGGCAACTTACACGGGCAAGGACATAGCCTACCACCTCTGGAAGTTTGGCAAGGTAAAGGCTGACATGCTCTACAAGCCCTGGGACAAGAGAGAGAACCACGAGACGTGGACGACGGCCCTCGATGGAAAAGAGATGCCCGGAAAGTTCGGAGGGGCGGATATAGTCATCAATGTCATCGGTGCAGAGCAGAAGCACCCGCAGATGGCGGTAAAGTACGCTCTCCAGCTCCTTGGCTTCGAGGATCCCGCCGAGAACTTCCACCACCTCGCCTACGAGCACGTTGTAAGACCGGAGGGTTCGTTCTCTGGAAGGAAGGGGACGTGGGTCGGCTTCACCGTCGATGAGGTTCTCAACGAGGCGGTTCAGAGGGCGAGGGAGCTGGTCGAGCAGAAGAACCCGAGCCTGACGGACGAGGAGAAGGACGAGATAGCTGAAGCGGTGGGAGTTGGAGCCGTCCGGTATAACCTCATCAAGTACAGCCCGGACAAGATAATCACATTCCGCTGGGACGATGTGCTGAACTTCGAGGGGGACAGCGCGCCCTACCTCCAGTACGCCCACGCCCGCTGTGCATCAATCCTCAGGAAGGCCGGAGAGAGCGGGGTAGAAACGGAGTGGAAGGCCCTGTTTGAGAAGGCCAACTTCTCAAAGCTCACCAGCAGGGAGAAGGAGCTCATCAAGCTCCTCGCGAAGTTCCCAGAGGTCATCCAGAGCGCCGGCAGGGACGTCAAGCCGCACCTCGTTCCATCCTATCTCAACGACCTGGCTTCGCTTTTCAACAAGTTCTACATGGACCACCCGGTGCTCAAGGCTGAGGAGGGCATCGTCGAGGAACGGCTGCTCCTCGTGCTGGCCACCAAGCAGGTTCTCAGGAACGCCCTGGAGCTCCTCGGCATCGAGGCACCGGAGAGGATGTAA
- a CDS encoding lipoate protein ligase C-terminal domain-containing protein yields the protein MKHRVGEHKARKGLIRIEFDEENGVVEHVRITGDFFMHPEEVVHELEQELEEHRVDELEALMDEFFAMRMDVEMPYINVEDFKIALKKALGSD from the coding sequence ATGAAGCACCGCGTCGGCGAGCACAAGGCTAGGAAGGGCCTCATCAGAATAGAGTTCGACGAGGAGAACGGCGTTGTGGAGCACGTCAGGATTACCGGCGACTTCTTCATGCATCCGGAGGAGGTCGTCCACGAGCTGGAACAGGAGCTGGAGGAACACCGTGTTGACGAGCTCGAAGCCCTGATGGACGAGTTCTTCGCGATGAGGATGGACGTTGAGATGCCCTACATCAACGTTGAGGACTTCAAAATAGCGCTGAAGAAGGCCTTGGGAAGTGATTGA